One region of Streptomyces davaonensis JCM 4913 genomic DNA includes:
- a CDS encoding ABC transporter permease produces the protein MTATTITAPISASGRVRPLAGLQQTFTMAWRSLVAVKHNPLELVDYSITPIMFVFLFTYVLGGQMAGSPEAYLKYALPGIIVQNTLFMTMYTAMALNTDLTKGVFDRLRSLPIARSAPLIGRITADLAKHLWALLLMIGLGLLLGFRVTGGFDGFLLGTLLVIVFAAAVSWSAVLIGMLAGDAEKVQAFAFTLIFPITFTSSAFVMVDTMPGWLQAWSDVNPVTHLSDAFRGLLLGGPVAEPVLWSLVWAAGIALVFYPLAMRAYRAKT, from the coding sequence ATGACCGCCACGACCATCACCGCGCCCATCAGCGCATCGGGCCGGGTCCGGCCGCTCGCCGGGCTCCAGCAGACCTTCACCATGGCCTGGCGCAGCCTGGTCGCGGTCAAGCACAACCCGCTCGAACTGGTCGACTACAGCATCACGCCGATCATGTTCGTGTTCCTGTTCACCTATGTCCTGGGCGGCCAGATGGCCGGATCGCCCGAGGCGTATCTGAAGTACGCGCTGCCCGGGATCATCGTGCAGAACACCCTGTTCATGACGATGTACACGGCGATGGCGCTCAACACCGACCTCACCAAGGGCGTCTTCGACCGGCTGCGCAGTCTGCCGATAGCCCGCTCGGCGCCGCTGATCGGGCGGATCACCGCCGACCTCGCCAAGCACCTGTGGGCACTGCTGCTGATGATCGGGCTCGGACTGCTGCTCGGCTTCCGGGTCACCGGCGGCTTCGACGGATTCCTGCTCGGCACCCTGCTGGTGATCGTGTTCGCGGCGGCCGTGTCCTGGAGCGCGGTGCTGATCGGGATGCTGGCCGGGGACGCGGAGAAGGTGCAGGCGTTCGCCTTCACCCTCATCTTCCCGATCACCTTCACCAGCAGCGCCTTCGTCATGGTGGACACCATGCCGGGGTGGCTCCAGGCGTGGAGCGACGTCAATCCGGTGACCCATCTCTCCGACGCCTTCCGGGGGTTGCTGCTCGGCGGGCCGGTGGCGGAGCCGGTGCTGTGGTCGCTGGTGTGGGCGGCGGGGATAGCCCTCGTGTTCTATCCGCTGGCGATGCGGGCGTATCGGGCGAAGACCTGA
- a CDS encoding DUF389 domain-containing protein: protein MLHLRLITPADRTDEVVRLIEETIGTTHLVVLPGSARNPAGDVVLCDVAREAGDELLTGLQRLGIEDSGSIAVENIDLSLSKRADKAEAEAPGEGADAVLWEHLTDATHEESTLSVTYLAFITLATMIAACGVVLDNAILIVGAMAVGPEFGPLAGFCTALVQRKPRLALRSLTALLVGFAVAMAITVGFSLFMDSIDLFSEEQLEADRPQTAFVYAPDWFSFIVAVLAGMAGTLSLTSSKSGALVGVAISVTTVPAAANAAVALSYGDTKQTWGSTEQLLLNLLGIVLAGVVTLLAQKWFWHRQRQHA, encoded by the coding sequence ATGCTGCACCTGCGACTGATCACTCCGGCCGACCGCACGGACGAGGTGGTGCGTCTGATCGAGGAGACGATCGGCACCACGCACCTGGTGGTCCTGCCCGGCTCCGCCCGCAATCCGGCCGGGGATGTCGTGCTGTGCGACGTGGCGCGGGAGGCGGGCGACGAACTGCTCACCGGTCTTCAGCGTCTCGGCATCGAGGACTCCGGCTCCATCGCCGTGGAGAACATCGACCTGTCCCTGTCCAAGCGCGCGGACAAGGCGGAGGCGGAGGCCCCCGGCGAGGGCGCGGACGCGGTCCTCTGGGAGCACCTGACGGACGCGACGCACGAGGAGTCGACGCTCTCCGTCACCTACCTCGCGTTCATCACCCTTGCCACGATGATCGCCGCCTGCGGTGTGGTGCTGGACAATGCGATCCTGATCGTGGGCGCGATGGCGGTGGGCCCGGAGTTCGGCCCACTGGCGGGGTTCTGCACAGCGCTGGTGCAACGCAAGCCACGCCTGGCGCTGCGTTCACTGACAGCACTCCTGGTCGGCTTCGCCGTGGCCATGGCCATCACCGTCGGCTTCAGCCTCTTCATGGACTCCATCGACCTGTTCAGCGAGGAGCAACTGGAAGCCGACCGTCCGCAGACCGCGTTCGTCTACGCCCCCGACTGGTTCTCGTTCATCGTCGCGGTCCTGGCCGGCATGGCCGGCACCCTGTCCCTGACCTCGTCGAAGTCCGGCGCCCTGGTGGGCGTAGCCATCTCGGTCACCACGGTCCCAGCAGCGGCGAACGCGGCAGTGGCCCTGAGCTACGGCGACACGAAGCAGACGTGGGGTTCGACGGAACAGCTACTGCTGAACCTGCTGGGCATCGTGCTGGCGGGAGTCGTGACGCTCCTCGCCCAGAAGTGGTTCTGGCACCGGCAACGACAGCATGCCTAG
- a CDS encoding daunorubicin resistance protein DrrA family ABC transporter ATP-binding protein, with amino-acid sequence MTYAIEAEGLVKRFKETEALAGVDLGARQGTVLGLLGPNGAGKTTAVRIFATLLQPDGGRARVAGHDVVREAGVVRALVGLTGQYAAVDENLTGTENLLLIGRLLGMSRRDGKARARELLERFQLTDAAGRAAKTYSGGMRRRLDLAASLVGRPSILFLDEPTTGLDPHSRGELWDLLRGLVADGATALLTTQYLNEADVLADDIVVIDKGRVIAEGTPDELKSQVGGQVLQVRPLVAEELGRVHELVARAAGTQTQIEGETVTAPVKDPELMPAVVRTLDREGIAVGELALRRSSLDEVFLALTGHRAEPSEEPEDDPDQESADLEKREKREKAVSRS; translated from the coding sequence ATGACGTATGCGATTGAGGCGGAAGGCCTGGTCAAGCGGTTCAAGGAGACCGAGGCGCTGGCCGGGGTCGATCTGGGGGCCCGCCAGGGCACGGTGCTCGGGCTGCTCGGCCCCAACGGCGCGGGGAAGACGACCGCCGTACGGATCTTCGCGACGCTGCTCCAGCCGGACGGCGGGCGCGCCCGGGTGGCCGGGCACGATGTGGTCCGGGAGGCCGGAGTCGTCCGCGCCCTGGTCGGGCTGACCGGGCAGTACGCCGCCGTCGACGAGAACCTGACCGGTACGGAGAATCTGCTGCTCATCGGTCGGCTACTGGGCATGAGCCGACGGGACGGCAAGGCGCGGGCGCGGGAGCTGCTGGAGCGGTTCCAGCTGACGGACGCGGCCGGGCGGGCCGCGAAGACGTACTCGGGCGGGATGCGACGGCGTCTCGACCTCGCCGCGAGCCTGGTGGGCCGGCCCAGCATCCTCTTCCTCGACGAGCCCACGACCGGCCTCGACCCGCACAGCCGAGGCGAGCTGTGGGACCTGTTGAGGGGACTGGTCGCGGACGGCGCCACGGCCCTGCTGACCACGCAGTATCTGAACGAGGCCGATGTGCTCGCCGACGACATCGTGGTGATCGACAAGGGGCGGGTGATCGCCGAGGGGACCCCGGACGAGTTGAAGTCGCAGGTCGGGGGCCAGGTGCTCCAGGTGCGGCCACTGGTCGCCGAGGAGCTCGGGCGGGTGCACGAGCTGGTCGCTCGGGCGGCCGGGACGCAGACCCAGATCGAGGGCGAGACGGTCACGGCCCCGGTGAAGGACCCCGAGCTGATGCCGGCGGTCGTGCGCACCCTCGACCGGGAGGGGATAGCAGTCGGGGAGCTGGCGCTACGGCGCTCCTCGCTCGACGAGGTCTTCCTGGCGCTGACCGGACACCGCGCCGAGCCGTCCGAGGAGCCCGAGGACGACCCCGACCAGGAAAGTGCCGATCTGGAGAAGAGGGAGAAGAGGGAGAAGGCGGTGAGCCGGTCATGA
- the glmS gene encoding glutamine--fructose-6-phosphate transaminase (isomerizing) produces the protein MCGIVGYVGSQSALDVVMAGLKRLEYRGYDSAGVAVLADGGLAAAKRAGKLVNLEKELVDRPLPSGSTGIGHTRWATHGGPTDANAHPHLDNAGRVAVVHNGIIENFALLRAELAERGHDLASETDTEVVSHLLAEEFSSCADLAEAMRLVCRRLEGAFTLVAVHADEPDVVVGARRNSPLVVGVGEGEAFLASDVAAFIAHTRSALELGQDQVVELRRDGVTVTGFDGSAAEVRSYHVDWDASAAEKGGYDYFMLKEIAEQPKAVADTLLGRIDVSGDLTLDEVRISASELREVDKVVIVACGTAFHAGLIAKYAIEHWTRIPCEVELASEFRYRDPILDARSLVIAISQSGETMDTLMALRHAREQGSKVLAICNTNGSTIPRESDAVLYTHAGPEVAVASTKAFLTQLVACYLVALYLGQVRGTKWGDEIRAVIRDLAEISGEVERVLETMEPVRALARSLADKNTVLFLGRHVGYPVALEGALKLKELAYMHAEGFAAGELKHGPIALIEDDLPVVVVVPSPRGRSVLHDKIVSNIQEIRARGARTIVIAEEGDEAVVPYADHLIRIPVTPTLLQPLVATVPLQVFACELATARGNEVDQPRNLAKSVTVE, from the coding sequence ATGTGCGGAATCGTGGGATACGTGGGGTCGCAGTCGGCGCTCGATGTCGTGATGGCCGGACTGAAGCGACTGGAGTACCGGGGATACGACTCGGCGGGCGTGGCCGTGCTCGCGGACGGCGGTCTGGCCGCCGCGAAGCGGGCCGGAAAGCTCGTCAACCTGGAGAAGGAACTGGTCGACCGCCCGCTGCCGAGCGGCTCCACCGGGATCGGGCACACCCGCTGGGCGACCCACGGCGGGCCGACGGACGCCAACGCGCATCCGCATCTGGACAACGCCGGGCGGGTGGCCGTCGTCCACAACGGCATCATCGAGAACTTCGCGCTGCTGCGGGCGGAGTTGGCGGAGCGCGGCCACGACCTCGCCTCCGAGACCGACACCGAGGTCGTCTCCCATCTGCTCGCCGAGGAGTTCTCCTCCTGCGCCGACCTCGCGGAGGCGATGCGGCTGGTGTGCCGCCGGCTGGAAGGCGCGTTCACGCTGGTCGCGGTGCACGCGGACGAGCCGGACGTGGTCGTCGGCGCGCGCCGAAACTCGCCGCTGGTGGTGGGCGTCGGGGAGGGCGAGGCGTTCCTGGCCTCGGACGTGGCCGCGTTCATCGCGCACACCCGCTCCGCGCTCGAACTGGGCCAGGACCAGGTGGTCGAGCTGCGCCGGGACGGCGTCACGGTGACCGGCTTCGACGGCAGTGCGGCGGAGGTCCGCTCCTACCACGTCGACTGGGACGCCTCGGCGGCCGAGAAGGGCGGCTACGACTACTTCATGCTCAAGGAGATCGCCGAGCAGCCCAAGGCGGTCGCCGACACCCTGCTGGGCCGCATCGACGTCTCCGGCGACCTGACGCTCGACGAAGTGCGGATCTCCGCCTCGGAGTTGCGCGAGGTGGACAAGGTCGTCATCGTCGCCTGCGGTACCGCCTTCCACGCCGGGCTGATCGCCAAGTACGCCATCGAGCACTGGACGCGGATTCCCTGCGAGGTGGAGCTGGCCAGCGAGTTCCGCTACCGGGACCCGATCCTGGACGCGCGGTCCCTGGTGATCGCGATCTCCCAGTCCGGCGAGACCATGGACACCCTGATGGCACTGCGGCACGCCCGGGAGCAGGGCTCCAAGGTGCTGGCGATCTGCAACACCAACGGCTCCACGATCCCGCGCGAGTCGGACGCGGTGCTGTACACGCACGCCGGTCCGGAGGTGGCGGTCGCCTCGACGAAGGCGTTCCTGACCCAACTCGTGGCCTGTTACCTGGTGGCGCTGTACCTCGGCCAGGTGCGCGGCACCAAGTGGGGCGACGAGATCCGGGCCGTCATCCGGGATCTGGCGGAGATCTCCGGCGAGGTGGAGCGCGTACTGGAGACCATGGAGCCGGTACGGGCGCTGGCCCGCTCGCTGGCCGACAAGAACACGGTGCTGTTCCTCGGCCGGCACGTGGGCTATCCGGTCGCCCTGGAGGGTGCGCTGAAGCTGAAGGAGCTCGCCTACATGCACGCCGAGGGCTTCGCGGCGGGCGAGTTGAAGCACGGCCCGATCGCGCTGATCGAGGACGACCTGCCCGTGGTGGTGGTCGTCCCCTCGCCCCGGGGCCGGTCCGTCCTGCACGACAAGATCGTGTCCAACATCCAGGAGATCAGGGCCCGGGGCGCGCGGACCATCGTGATCGCGGAGGAGGGCGACGAGGCGGTGGTCCCGTACGCCGACCATCTGATCCGTATCCCGGTGACACCGACGCTGCTCCAACCGCTGGTGGCGACCGTGCCGTTGCAGGTCTTCGCCTGCGAGCTGGCGACCGCCCGGGGCAACGAGGTGGACCAGCCGAGGAACCTGGCGAAGTCGGTGACGGTGGAGTGA
- the rplM gene encoding 50S ribosomal protein L13, whose translation MRTYSPKPGDVTRQWHVIDAQDVVLGRLATTAASLLRGKHKPIYAPHVDTGDFVIIINADKVHLSGNKRTQKMAYRHSGYPGGLRSVRYDELLAKNPEKAIEKAVKGMLPKNTLGRQMLTKLKVYSGDQHPHAAQQPVPFEITQVAQ comes from the coding sequence GTGCGTACGTACAGCCCTAAGCCCGGCGATGTGACTCGTCAGTGGCACGTCATTGACGCTCAGGACGTCGTCCTGGGCCGTCTCGCCACGACCGCCGCGTCCCTCCTGCGGGGCAAGCACAAGCCGATCTACGCGCCCCACGTCGACACCGGTGACTTCGTCATCATCATCAACGCCGACAAGGTGCACCTCTCCGGCAACAAGCGGACCCAGAAGATGGCGTACCGCCACTCGGGCTACCCGGGTGGTCTGCGCTCCGTCCGCTACGACGAGCTGCTCGCGAAGAACCCCGAGAAGGCCATCGAGAAGGCCGTCAAGGGCATGCTCCCCAAGAACACCCTGGGCCGTCAGATGCTCACGAAGCTGAAGGTCTACTCGGGCGACCAGCACCCGCACGCTGCGCAGCAGCCGGTGCCGTTCGAGATCACCCAGGTCGCGCAGTAA
- the coaA gene encoding type I pantothenate kinase — translation MISPVSPIPRSAHRHKPEATPYVDLTRAEWSALRDKTPLPLSADEVEKLRGLGDVIDLDEVRDIYLPLSRLLNLYVGATDGLRSALNTFLGEQGSQSGTPFVIGVAGSVAVGKSTVARLLQALLSRWPEHPRVELVTTDGFLLPTTELEDRGLMSRKGFPESYDRRALTRFVADIKAGKDEVSAPVYSHLIYDIVPGQKLTVRRPDILIVEGLNVLQPALPGKDGRTRVGLADYFDFSVYVDARTEDIERWYLNRFKKLRETAFQNPSSYFRKYTQVSEDEALDYARTTWRTINKPNLVENVAPTRGRATLVLRKGPDHKVQRLSLRKL, via the coding sequence GTGATCTCTCCGGTCTCCCCGATCCCCCGGAGCGCCCACCGGCACAAACCGGAGGCGACTCCCTACGTCGACCTCACCCGAGCCGAGTGGAGCGCGCTGCGCGACAAGACGCCGCTGCCGCTCTCCGCCGACGAGGTCGAGAAGCTGCGTGGCCTCGGCGACGTCATCGACCTCGACGAGGTGCGGGACATCTATCTCCCGCTCTCCCGCCTGCTCAATCTCTACGTCGGGGCCACGGACGGACTGCGCAGCGCCCTGAACACCTTCCTCGGCGAACAGGGCTCCCAGTCCGGCACGCCCTTCGTCATAGGGGTCGCCGGCTCGGTCGCGGTCGGCAAGTCCACCGTCGCCCGTCTCCTCCAGGCCCTGCTCTCGCGCTGGCCCGAGCACCCGCGCGTGGAGCTGGTCACCACGGACGGCTTCCTGCTGCCGACGACGGAGCTGGAGGACCGCGGCCTGATGTCGCGCAAGGGCTTCCCGGAGTCGTACGACCGCCGCGCCCTGACCCGTTTCGTCGCCGACATCAAGGCGGGCAAGGACGAGGTCTCGGCCCCCGTCTACTCCCACCTCATCTACGACATCGTGCCGGGCCAGAAGCTCACCGTCCGCCGCCCGGACATCCTGATCGTCGAGGGCCTGAACGTCCTCCAGCCCGCCCTGCCCGGCAAGGACGGCCGCACCAGGGTCGGCCTCGCCGACTACTTCGACTTCAGCGTGTACGTCGACGCCCGCACCGAGGACATCGAGCGCTGGTACCTCAACCGCTTCAAGAAGCTGCGCGAGACGGCCTTCCAGAACCCGTCCTCGTACTTCCGCAAGTACACCCAGGTCTCCGAGGACGAGGCCCTGGACTACGCCCGGACGACCTGGCGGACCATCAACAAGCCCAATCTGGTGGAGAACGTGGCCCCGACCCGGGGCCGCGCCACCCTGGTGCTGCGCAAGGGCCCGGACCACAAGGTGCAGCGGCTGAGTCTGCGCAAGCTGTGA
- the glmM gene encoding phosphoglucosamine mutase, with protein MGRLFGTDGVRGVANADLTAEMALGLSVAAAHVLAEAGTFEGHRPKAVVGRDPRASGEFLEAAVVAGLASAGVDVLRVGVLPTPAVAHLTGALGADLGVMLSASHNAMPDNGIKFFARGGHKLADELEDRIESVYESHRHGEPWQRPTGSGVGRVRSYDEGSDQYVAHLIGVLPNRLDGLKIVLDEAHGAAARVSPEAFSRAGAEVITIGAEPDGLNINDGCGSTHLDLLKAAVVEHGAALGIAHDGDADRCLAVDHTGEEVDGDQILAVLALAMRERSALRSGTVVATVMSNLGFKLAMEREGLRLVQTAVGDRYVLEEMKEHGYALGGEQSGHVIILDHATTGDGTLTGMLLAARVAETGRSLRELAGVMERLPQVLINVPDVDKSRASTSAELAAAVADAERELGATGRVLLRPSGTEPLVRVMVEAADIDHARAVAGRLADVVKSALG; from the coding sequence GTGGGACGACTCTTCGGCACGGACGGCGTGCGCGGTGTCGCCAACGCGGATCTGACCGCCGAGATGGCGCTCGGTCTGTCGGTCGCGGCGGCCCACGTGCTCGCCGAGGCGGGCACCTTCGAGGGCCACCGGCCGAAAGCCGTGGTCGGACGGGACCCGCGCGCGTCCGGGGAGTTCCTGGAGGCCGCCGTGGTCGCCGGTCTGGCGAGCGCGGGCGTCGACGTGCTGCGGGTCGGCGTGCTGCCCACCCCCGCCGTCGCCCATCTCACCGGCGCACTCGGCGCCGACCTCGGCGTCATGCTCTCCGCCAGCCACAACGCCATGCCGGACAACGGCATCAAGTTCTTCGCCCGGGGCGGTCACAAGCTCGCCGACGAGCTGGAGGACCGGATCGAGTCCGTCTACGAGTCGCACCGGCACGGCGAGCCGTGGCAGCGGCCCACGGGCTCGGGCGTCGGCCGGGTGCGCAGCTACGACGAGGGCTCCGACCAGTACGTCGCCCATCTCATCGGGGTGCTCCCCAACCGGCTCGACGGGCTGAAGATCGTCCTCGACGAGGCGCACGGTGCCGCCGCGCGGGTCTCGCCGGAGGCCTTCTCGCGGGCCGGGGCCGAGGTGATCACGATCGGTGCCGAGCCGGACGGGCTCAACATCAACGACGGCTGCGGCTCCACCCACCTGGACCTGCTCAAGGCCGCCGTCGTCGAGCACGGTGCCGCGCTCGGCATCGCGCACGACGGTGACGCCGACCGCTGTCTCGCCGTCGACCACACCGGTGAGGAGGTGGACGGCGACCAGATCCTGGCCGTACTCGCGCTGGCGATGCGGGAGCGTTCCGCACTGCGCTCCGGCACCGTTGTCGCGACCGTGATGTCCAACCTCGGGTTCAAGCTGGCGATGGAGCGGGAGGGGCTTCGCCTCGTTCAGACCGCCGTCGGTGACCGGTATGTGCTGGAGGAGATGAAGGAGCACGGGTACGCGCTGGGCGGTGAGCAGTCCGGGCACGTGATCATCCTTGATCACGCGACCACGGGTGACGGGACGCTGACCGGGATGCTGCTCGCCGCTCGGGTCGCGGAGACCGGGCGGTCGCTGCGGGAGCTGGCGGGTGTGATGGAGCGGCTGCCTCAGGTGCTCATCAATGTGCCGGATGTGGACAAGTCCCGGGCCTCGACGTCTGCGGAGCTGGCTGCTGCCGTTGCTGACGCGGAGAGGGAGCTGGGGGCTACTGGGCGGGTGCTGTTGCGGCCTTCCGGTACCGAGCCGTTGGTTCGGGTGATGGTCGAGGCGGCCGATATTGATCATGCTCGGGCTGTTGCCGGGCGGCTGGCCGATGTTGTGAAGTCGGCGCTCGGCTAA
- the rpsI gene encoding 30S ribosomal protein S9, giving the protein MAETTTEQPVEETELVDIDSYTTESEVPVEGEYTSESMASRFGEPQPAAGLGRRKNAIARVRIVPGTGKWKINGRTLEDYFPNKVHQQEVNEPFKVLELEGRYDVIARIAGGGVSGQAGALRLGVARALNEADVDNNRGALKKAGFLRRDDRAVERKKAGLKKARKAPQYSKR; this is encoded by the coding sequence GTGGCCGAGACCACCACCGAGCAGCCGGTCGAAGAGACTGAGCTCGTCGACATCGACAGCTACACCACCGAGTCCGAGGTCCCCGTCGAGGGCGAGTACACCTCGGAGTCCATGGCGTCCCGCTTCGGCGAGCCCCAGCCGGCCGCCGGCCTGGGCCGTCGCAAGAACGCCATCGCCCGCGTCCGGATCGTCCCGGGCACCGGCAAGTGGAAGATCAACGGTCGCACCCTTGAGGACTACTTCCCCAACAAGGTGCACCAGCAGGAAGTCAACGAGCCCTTCAAGGTGCTCGAGCTCGAGGGCCGCTACGACGTCATCGCCCGCATCGCGGGTGGCGGTGTCTCCGGTCAGGCCGGTGCGCTCCGTCTCGGTGTCGCCCGTGCGCTGAACGAGGCCGACGTGGACAACAACCGCGGCGCCCTGAAGAAGGCCGGCTTCCTCCGCCGCGACGACCGTGCGGTCGAGCGCAAGAAGGCCGGTCTGAAGAAGGCCCGCAAGGCTCCGCAGTACAGCAAGCGTTAA